One Bombus vancouverensis nearcticus chromosome 7, iyBomVanc1_principal, whole genome shotgun sequence DNA window includes the following coding sequences:
- the LOC117157331 gene encoding acylphosphatase-2, whose translation MAADDPLCNEPLLSVEFEVFGKVQGVYFPKYVRDICQQLGICGWVKNTKSGTILGKMQGPRALIDQMSQWLTNVGSPGSQIDRCEFTNWEGISRLQYKGFAIRF comes from the exons ATGGCAGCGGACGACCCTCTCTGCAATGAACCTCTACTTTCCGTCGAATTCGAGGTCTTTGGCAAGGTGCAGG GTGTCTATTTCCCGAAGTACGTGAGGGACATATGTCAGCAACTGGGGATTTGCGGCTGGGTGAAGAACACCAAGTCCGGCACGATACTCGGAAAAATGCAGGGACCACGTGCGCTCATCGATCAGAT GTCACAATGGCTAACGAATGTTGGAAGTCCAGGTAGTCAGATTGATCGTTGTGAATTTACAAATTGGGAAGGCATTAGTAGGCTACAATACAAGGGATTTGCAATACGTTTTTaa
- the LOC117157325 gene encoding uncharacterized protein LOC117157325, translating into MMSGATRLDQDWMRMVELRGGTGMTSGLSGRSSSRFHYTILTILDTVFSATVAAPAVVGYWRGTWGLSDVYVYPEDPVLSSLTSIVIGFIGLFAFNVSQNVLNELLHPDKHRLSYYVGSRLYTAVFGFCCVNAWRGAWQALDLYTEHTASTVFATTAVSLLALAIMRAIRNISAPPFSLCLDSCPGYFEVQTMFRVNNTRDWSLYLLDCAFSVGVVGTLVVFVWRGVWILFDLYLFPKDREYSAIGSLAIGYVIVTVTFSLQPLMRYACARLQGWARLIAADGFLLLSFLGTVNVWRGIWNVLDLWLVPDNRELSCWITHVGCFVFLVLLNCSNSILVRGVYIDAEEDDGKCVVFPCHYLRLFFKVEREKKEARRRNLLVASKDFRPRPDGNTKDTENGALLSNSTATTILPTNPESLV; encoded by the exons ATGATGAGCGGTGCGACTAGGCTCGATCAGGATTGGATGAGAATGGTCGAGTTACGCGGTGGCACCGGTATGACGAGCGGGCTAAGCGGTCGGTCATCGAGTCGTTTTCATTACACGATACTCACTATTTTGGACACTGTGTTCTCGGCTACTGTGGCCGCCCCGGCGGTGGTTGGTTACTGGAGAGGCACCTGGGGCTTGAGCGACGTCTACGTCTATCCGGAGGATCCGGTTCTCAGCAGCTTGACCTCGATAGTGATCGGTTTCATAGGGTTGTTCGCGTTCAACGTTTCTCAGAACGTCCTGAACGAGCTTTTACACCCGGACAAACACAGATTGTCGTATTACGTCGGATCTAGACTTTACACGGCCGTATTCGGGTTTTGCTGCGTAAATGCATGGCGTGGCGCCTGGCAGGCCCTCGACCTGTACACGGAACACACAGCGAGCACCGTTTTCGCCACCACCGCCGTTAGCCTTCTAGCATTGGCGATCATGCGTGCCATCAGGAACATTTCCGCGCCACCGTTCTCCCTTTGCTTGGACTCGTGTCCCGGATACTTCGAAGTGCAAACCATGTTTCGCGTGAAC AACACGAGAGACTGGTCGTTGTACTTATTGGATTGTGCCTTCAGCGTTGGAGTGGTTGGTACGTTGGTTGTGTTCGTTTGGAGAGGTGTCTGGATACTTTTCGACCTCTATCTTTTTCCCAAAGATCGAGAATATTCTGCGATCGGGTCCCTC GCCATCGGATACGTGATAGTGACGGTGACGTTTTCCTTGCAACCATTGATGCGGTACGCGTGTGCTCGTCTTCAAGGCTGGGCCCGTTTAATAGCGGCCGATGGTTTCCTGCTGCTCAGCTTCCTGGGCACGGTGAATGTTTGGCGTGGCATCTGGAACGTATTGGATCTGTGGCTGGTCCCGGATAACCGAGAATTGTCCTGTTGGATCACCCACGTTGGGTGCTTCGTATTCCTCGTACTTCTCAACTGCAGCAATTCCATCCTCGTTCGCGGCGTTTACATCGACGCCGAGGAGGACGACGGCAAATGCGTCGTATTTCCTTGCCACTATCTTCGATTATTCTTCAAG GTCGAACGCGAGAAGAAGGAAGCGAGACGACGAAACCTGCTGGTTGCCTCGAAGGACTTTCGGCCTCGACCAGATGGAAATACCAAAGACACCGAAAATGGCGCGCTTCTATCGAACAGCACCGCCACGACTATTCTACCAACGAATCCTGAATCTCTCGTCTAA